tcgctgggtacctttaagaaggaattaaagacatggatgtttcggcaggccttcccttcacaTAATTCCTgaccctcttttcctctcctactgttttctgttttgttttctgtgtatcGCAGTGTAGTGTTTTTATtacttagaattgtctatttttacttttattgtattattgtatgattgttagccgcctagagtggtcctcacccgaccagataggcaatcttaattccggcttgggattcctccagtcctgcctttcgcatgatgtattctgcatataagttaaataagtggggagacaatatacagtcatTACTGATCCCCTTTATACAGTAATGCTCTTAATTAGGACCAGTGCTTTTTGCTTATTAGTGAATGGTGTGAAGTGACATAGAAAAGGACTGGAGTTCTAAATTCAGATTCAGAACTATTCAGAGGTATAAAAACGAGCAGAGAGTAGAAAGAGCTGGAACAGAATTTCTGCAACGTGCGCATTGCCATTAACAATACAAACATGGTAAAGAtgttaaatataaataatatacatataGGCAAAAAAAGTAACCTTTAAGGTAATGTTGATTGATTAGGAAAGGGATCGTAGGGTCATGAAGAATCCTAAAATACTGAGGCGTAAATATGGACCAACTCATTAATGAGGAAATATTACATCTGCTGTGCTACTTAGCCTAGGACTACAGTTTTGCAAGAAATACATtggttacttttgttttgtttagccaTTGAGTGAAGTTACAACTTTGATTGTTGCCATATTTTTAGGCCTGAGAGACTTAAAATTGTGGAGGGGTTGATGTATCTGTGCACAGCAAGCACACACCACACACTGTGTACAGCCAGGGTGTATGACACTGCCATCGAGCAGCTAAATTTGCAGCCCTTGGTCATGAATACTAGAAGCCAAGAACCTTTTAAGGGAAGGTGGTAAAGGTcagagtaattttttaaaataactattcccagaatcccccagttggTCAGTTTGGCTAGCAGATTCTGGAGACTGTGGtccaaaattatttttctaagttctgcaaaatgttgctttccaTCTTCTGTGCCTGTTCTTTTCTGTTCCTGTTCTGCTTCATGTTCTGTATTTTGTAAGTTTATTTTGAGTAGGAGGAAGAAGTTAAAGTaaatacgagagagagagagagagagagaaggtgagaGATGTGTGGGAGATAGAGAAAGATGAGGATAAATGTCCTTGTTTAGAGTTACTTTTTTTAGTCTGAAATCCATTGTATATTCATTCACCCGGATATAAGTACTACTGAACTCAATAGTACTTCCTTTTTTAACACAGTTGAAACTGGTAATTTTGCTTCTTAAATATATGTTTTCAGAATAATGTGCAGTGAGATTCACTTGTATTAAGTGAAATTTAGAAATTTGAAGTCaggatataatttttaaaaaaatagataaatgtattgacttctctttctgtttcaggcTGAAGTTGACAAGAACATTGACCTcctgaaaaagaaagatgaagaatTGAGTTCTGCCTTGGAAAAAATGGAAAGCCAGTCAGAAAATAATGACATAGACGAAGTCATTGTTCCAACTGCACCACTTTATAAACAGATTCTGAACTTGTATGCTGAGGAGAATGCCATTGAAGATACCATCTTTTATCTGGGTGAAGCTTTGAGACGTGGAGTGATAGATCTTGACATCTTTCTAAAGGTAGGTTTGATGAAATATTCAGAGATATAAGttgtaatgaaagaaacattttgaaatgcaaaatgttATTCTTCCCATCTCTGACATCATAAGCAAAGCTATAGTTCAGTGAAACAGGAAGATATAACAGTATGCAATGGAGTGATCTCATTTTCTGCTTTCCTGTTTGTTCTGTACCCACTTTTCTCCATGTTTTTCCCTGTTCTCCACGCATCTGTTCTGTGCCTGATCCTTACAACTGCAAAATTCATAGTAGTTTCTTGATACCAATAATTAATTTCCTTTATCCCATCTGTCCATTCTGTAATCttaatgaaatacagtggaccctcgacttatagacggctcgacttacagactttttgagttacagacttctctggccgcaaaatttagattcgacttgcagccggagaatcgacttacagaccagaaaaaaaccaaaatggaacaaaaatagaataaaaactgccagttatgggattaattggttttcaatgcattgtaggtcaatggagattcgacctacagacttttcgacttgcagccacctttccaatacggattaattctgtaagtagagggtccactgtataggggctgaatagacatatatatatatatatatatatatatatatatatatatatatatatatatatatatatatatatatatatatatatatatatatatatatatatatatatatatatatatatatatatatgagcatAAATGTACAATTTGATTTCAAGGAGATTCATAACATATACcgtccgtgtataagacgatacttttctctaaaatctttagattaaaaattgaaggtcttatacatggaagtaaggaggggggagggatcaaagcgctttgatccctgctttccccctccactttcttgcaatgaaatacattttaggtttgaaatctaataaaaaaattaaagtgggagcgtcttatacaagggggcatcttatacacagaaaaatatggtaattctgcACCCTGCCCCCATTACAAAAACTTACACATTTTTAAGAGCTGAATTTATTTGCTCAGACATTTGGTCAAAACCAATATAGTCTGGGCCTAGTGGGTATATAAAACAAATTTTCAGCATTCCTTCATGATCTGACAGAAATGGAACCAAACTCGCAGATAGGGCTAGCTTGATGCTGAATCTTGATTCTGATTACAGAATTCTGAGTAGGGTTATTTTAAAGCTAAATCCACAATTCTCAGCATCTCTTTCAATAGAGAAGTTTTCTGATCAAAGTGGATATGTCCATATAAAATACAGAACTTGTGTCAGGCTGAAGTGATTTTTACTGTGTCCTTGTCTGATCTCTTCTCAGCATGTCCGTCTCTTGTCTCGCAAGCAATTCCAACTGAGGGCACTTatgcagaaagcaagaaagacTGCAGGACTCAGTGACCTCTACTAACCCCTGGCATATGTAAGAATGGTCTACATCAAGCgatcatatttttcttttaatcagtAGGTGGGCAGAGTAAGTTATTACATCATTCAATTGTAACATATTTTGAATggataatatattttcttttgcttctttttggtAAGGACTAGCTTTTATTAATGCACTTTCTATTCTCTGTAAACCTTTTTGCATTGCTGAGCTAGTGGGTGAATAAAATTTGTTGCATAACCCTTCTCTTGTGCTATAGACATTTGTGCAGTACATACCACTTCTGCGCTTTAACGCCTGTAGGATGCTGAATATTTTATCTGTGTACTTCTAAGATTAATTTATAATAAAAGTGGAGATTTGTAGGGGATAAATTGTGGTTCTGTTATTCAGAGAATTTGTTGCACAGCCTGATCCTGTACGTACTTGCCACCTTTGTTCAGTGGGCTTAATTCTTAGTAAGAGTGCCTAAAATTGTAGTCTGGTGCTAATTTGTGGGTTCTGTTAATTGAATTTATCAATTAAAATCACAGTTCCCTATCTCATCCAGATTATTGTGCTCAATAGTTGAGTCATCTGGCTCAGATATTCAGCTATGAAGAGAAGGTTCCCAGTTAAAACTGTCCATTTGCTATTTTAAGCGGAACTGCACTACATTAAAAGTTGTAGCCCTATGCAAGCATTAGTAAACCTTCCAGCCACACACTTAAGATGACTTAGCTGTGCCACCTCTGCCAGTATCTACACATGGTTACTGAGGAGCCTGCACATAAACAGCAACTTTTCTCTATAGGGCCCCCGCTAACttttaaattaggcatccttcaatctcgagagactatggtaacttgctTTGAATggatgacttggaacagcgtctagtgtggctgaggaggccaatttgagagtgacaatctcttccacactgaagagaaatacaatctgtcccctgtccagctccctgattttgctggtttcgggactgcctctttgcctcggcccgctggacaaatgtctcttcaaaatgggaagagaccatgatgcaccgcctgcctccaggctgaacgctcagatgtgaaggtttctcatctgttgaggtccactcctaaggccttcagatcctgtttgtgattcttgtatcacagctgtgctCTCCCtttggagcgatttccctgcactaattctccacacaggagatcttttggaatccgaccgtcaacCATTctgacatgtccaagccaatgtcGATGTTGCTGACTACAtgtaggaaaagaaagagggggctGGGAGCTCCCTTCTTAAATGTGCAGATGAAAGCAGGTATTCTGATTACTGAATATGGCTCATATAGTAACTGCAAACACTAGGTAGTATGGTTTGACTGTTTTTGCTGAATGTAGCACTAATCTCTATCATTACTAATACAGCAATTGCCCTGTTACTTAGTGCTTCTATGCCTTATGTCAGGCAATGAATGGAATTTGCTGATGGCGTGCAAGCCTTTGTCTAGGGATGCACACTGGCAGTTGGTTCTCAATACTAGAAATATAGCCAGTCTCAAGCTGGTTCTCTAAGCTTGTAGGCTTCATTTTGGAATTGTTCTGGCTCCCATGGCCAGAACAGCTGGATATATTTTGTAATCTCCAGTCTGACAGAGTTCTGAATTATTAAAAGCTTAGTCCCcactctttatttctttttaatattttggtgGTACAACAATGGCATTACCCAACTCTGCTTCTCAGTCTACAGAATTCAGATACAAATAGGAAATGAAAGTAGCTGTAGCTTGTTAGCTTTCTTCTTTTCAGGAGAGTCCTTAGGCATAAAGATGTCTATTTCTATCTGAGACTGGTTTGtaaaatctcaggaaaaactgGGCACAATTGGCAGATTAGTTCCTTTTCATGTCACTTCTAtagctaatgcagtggttcccaaactttaaATAGCCCTTCCACTGATATAGGGCAGGATAAGCAAATACATAAAACAGAGAGCAATTATCAGTTCAGACATTCCACATAgcgccacatttctcccaactgAGAACCACATTGTGAAGGAACACCTGGGTTTTAACAGGTACATAAAGCGTATGTCAGGCCATGTCTCCTGAATATGGGAAATGATGTCAAAAGACTGTGGGGGAAGCGGGGAAACTATGGAGAAGACTCGCTTCCATATTGTTACCATATAGCCATCTGCAGTATGAAGTGACCAGCAGACCacctcctgatgatcttagtGACTGCACTGGTCTGCAAGGTGATATGTTGGTTGTCCAGTCAAAAATAGTACAAAAAACCCACCTCGAACTTGGTACAGTAGCACATAGTAGCCAACAttattcctttccatttttgttaTATATACTGTCCTACTGTAAGTGATGCACTCTATCCTAAATAGCCAGATATTAAAGCTAGCATCAAATGCAATATATATTTCTGCATAGATTTTGAATTATTTCAACTCCTTTAATGCTTTTTACAGACCACAGAGACAAAAGTAGCaagggtttgttttattttattcattggGCAGGTACTACAGTTGGGCAATTTCATCAGTTGTAATTGTTGCACACAGAAGTTTTCTTCACTTTACATTTAAGACAACTACTCTGGGAGAATACAGAAGCTTCTCTTAAAGTTTGCACACAGATCTGAAAAGCAGTAgtgtctggaaaaaaataaatttagagCTGCTCAGTAGTGAAAATTTTAAGTTACTATCAGCAGAGAATACTGGTCAgtgtatttttcaatgcttttTGATTACAAGATactctttggtttctttctagAGTTTTTGGCAGACCAACTTGTGCTCTTCTGCAGTGAGATTAAGTTTAGCCGGGGAAAGGCTCCTTCGGCAATGTTGCTTCACGGCTTCTTTTACACCACTCAGCAAGACAAAGTTACAATCTAGTTCTGACTGCAACTCTATATTGTGAAGCACAGGAGCAGCAAGTTTCCTACTGGATGGGAAAATTGAGTGTAATTTTAGCTGTATTGTGTGTTGTATTAGCTCATACACATCATAAAGGAGTTGACCTACTTGCAAAGTGCAACAAAACTATTTGCTAGGACCCAAGTAACGCTAGTAAGCAGTGACGTGACAAGGACACCAGGACTAAAACTGAAGTTCCTTTTGGATCCCCCAGAGTGTATCTGCACTCTTCTTCAGTTTGTCTTCCTCTTCACTCTTCAGAGTCATATTTACCACATCTGTAATGCCAGAATAGCCCAGCACACAAGGTATACTTAAGAAGACATCATCCTTAATCCCATGCATACCCTGAAAAGAGAACATTGAAAAGTCAGAAGTTAATAAAAAAAGCATGTCAGTTTGCCTATAACGAACGTTCTTTTTCCATTCATAAGAAACACCAGCCCAGGCAGGGAGAAGACATGGAAAAATTCCAGACAGAGCAGATTTGCCagctgttttcttctgttttccaaTAAGTAGCTTCTGTCCACGATGGGCAAACATCAGGGCCCCTGCTCAACGATATGGACTTCGTCAATCAGGCTCATTAAGTTGCCATTCCTTATACTGTCAGCTTTGTTATTCATCCAGTACAACAAAATGCACATTTGGCATTAAGAACAATCGCCCCTTCTCAACCTCTCATTGCAACTATCAGgaattcttttctctttctccagcccTCTGGTGCAGGACTTGGGGATGCAGATCTGTTGACAGAACTGCTTCCATCAAGGGAACTGTACCATTCAGTCCAGGTCCTTTATGTCTCAATATCTAAAGTAAATCTGAAATATCTGTGTAAtatgtactacagtggtgccccgcaagacgggcactccgttCGACAACGAAATTGcttgacgttgatgtttttgcaatcgcaaaacgatgttccctatgggggaatttcactttgcggtgatcggttccctgcttcgggaaccgatcatcgcaaagcgatgattttttaattacgaacgcattaatctggttttaatgtgtttctatgggctttttaaaatcgcatgacgacgttttcgttctacagtgatttcgctggaacgaattaatgtcatgcgaggcaccactgtatataataaacAGAAGTAAATGGTCAATTTGCCAGCATTGATTCAAATATTTCTTACcattaaaaagttttattttaaaacagtaaaactgCTGTTGCATGAACCAACTGTTTTCTCAAGGGTGGGGAGGGACAAGAAAACAATGGGGCTAGAACATTAATAAGTATTCTTGGAAATTTGGGCTCAATGTTCAAATCACAGATCATAATGCCTTACCTTCACCATTGTAGAAACTGGGTGTACTCTCCTTAAATTCTTCATTATGGTTTCAGCTAAATCGGCCACAGAGAGCCCAATGGCCCAAGAGGTGTATCCCTTCAGCTTGATAACTTCATAAGCACTGCAGAGGATGATATTGAAAAGTATTAGACTGTCGGCAAAAGCAGCCTTGGTACCCCTGACTGTGGTCTTTCAGAAATTACAGCTAGCCTCCAATTCAGGAATAGCGGAAGGGCAATTATGTAAGTGTACCTCCCACCTCAGCAGCTTCCTTTCTGCATGACTGGCCACGTGGCAGGGGGCCAGCTGGAGCAGAACTAACACAATATTGCCCCTCCATACTGAATAGGATATTACCCTATGCCTGCTAAACCACCATGTCAGCCACCCATCCTGGGCTTCATTTAAGCatgtttttgattttctttttctaattctgtATCTCATCTGTGCTGCTGCACAACTTGGGTTCTTGCATTTATTAGCGTTTGTTAAAACAAATTATTACTTTCTTAGCTGTATAAATTCCAGTCCCAAGATCAAACGTTTGCAAATAGGTACATTCTTTAAACATATAAATAGCAATGCCCCTGCCCCACAATCAAACCAAAGTTTCTCCAAATTCACAATTTATTTCTTTAGtacagtggctcttaaccttgggttactcaggtgtttttggattgcaactcccagaagccttcaccaccagctgtgctggctggggtttctgggagttgcagttcaaaaacatctgagtaacccaaggttaagaaccactgctttagtaaATAACAAGAAATGTAGTCACTGATCAGTGAGATCCAAATTTGGTAGCTGTTTTATTAACATAACATTAACATAAACAATGTAGATCATTGTTTAAACAGAACACTGGACAGTTTGGTAAACTGCTGTAGCACTCATCTACAAATTCACAGAGGAGTTTAAAATGTTACCTCTCTACCACCTGCTTGTGGACCTCTTTCCAATGTTCCTTGTCACTGTCAGTCCCCATTTCAGGATGTAAACCTTTCAGGGAGACACCAGCAACGTTCACACCACTCCAGACAGGCactgaacaaagaaaaaaaaaaggaacaaattgctgcaagtttTCCCACCTTTCAGAATACAAATCACATTacttggttggctggttggttgattTTCCACCCATCTAGTCTTGATATAGAACTAAGACTTGCAACTGACTTGAAGTGCTGTAACTCTAAACAATCTGTATTACTGTGATTGTATGCACCTCATTCCTTCCCCCAGATTTTCCCATTAGGGCAGGAGAGAGAGCAGCGTAGGTAGCAGAGCAACCACTCCCAGCTGGAAATATGCAACACCAGGGTAGGCATGTGTGACTTCCTCTGGAAATCATTGGGAAGAATAGTGGTGCCTGTGGGAATTTATTCAGCTTTGTTCTCCATTCACCTTTCTCTGTGCAAGGACAGTGAAGGGAAAGCAAAACACACTTACCCAGCCCTCCATCAGCCTAAAGACACAACAGATActaatctttttcttctttctgcttggGGCCATATTAGCCACCATTTTGTTCCTCTTCACTTAGAACCCCAGGAGGGAAAAGGTAATGGCTGTCCTATTGCTGTCCTTTGAAACTGAATAGTTTTGCTTTTGTAATGCTTAGTAACTGAACTTAATGTAATAAATTGTTTGAATGCTTTGGGGGCAGGAATTACTGCCCATTTCAGGCAAACAAGAGGCAAATTACTTTTTTGCTTAGTGTCTCTAGTGAGAAATGTGGGCCTTTAACAGAATAATTTTTACACTTTGAAATAGAattctaccgtgttttcccgaaaataagacagggtcttataatattttttgctcccaaaatgcattggggcttagtttcaggggaggttttattattttcatgtacaactatctacatttattcaaatttaGTCCTGTCATCGTCTTCTGGttacatcctgaaaaatcatactagggcttattttcaggttaagtcttattttcggcaAAACAGGGTAGTAGCAGGACTTCATTGTTATGGATGCAACTGTGAGCAGGAAAGAGGTACAGAAGAATATGGGCTTGGACAATATAGGTAAGATAATGTCATTGGACATCAAATATTATTAAGTGGAAGAGATGCCATGAACAAGCCCAGGAACCTGCCTGTCTGTAACCCGTACCTTGTCTCAAATCTGACAAGTGAGACAGGCAAGTTGGAGCTCATGTTTCAGTAGAAGTGGACGTGCTGTACCACATCACATGCTAGGTGTCAAGGATTAGGGATTCTACAAGTTTCCTATACAGTGTCATCAAGGAGATCATCAATGGGCATCAGGTATTATGgcaatctaccctgtttccccaaaaataagacctaacccgaaaataagccctagtataatttttttaggatgcttgtaatataagtcctaccctgaaaataagcttcagttaagtgaaaccctgtcctccaccattgggcagcaaccagaagatgatgacttgactgtatttgaataaacgtagatcgcacatgaaaaatattaagcatctcctgaaaataagccctaatgtgtgtttttggagcaaacattaatataagaccctgtcatgTTTTTGGGAAACACTGTATAAAGCATCACTATTCCTCTCACAAAACATTGCTGGGAACATGAGAGTTAAGGTGTTATTGCACCCATGTCTTACTGATAAAATTTCCAGAGGCCTCTTCTTGGCTACTGTAGGAACAAGTGCTACTTTGATTCAGCAGGACCCGTTCTTGCATTGTTGAAAGTAAAAGTTTTTAGAtaatggggctggggggggagagatgagctAGAACTGCTTACTAAGAGCAATAACTCCAGTTAGCAATTGGACAAGGAAAGGATAGCTTGTCATCTGGGCTATGATAAACCCTGAAATGGACTTCAGGGCTATGATAAGCCCTGGAGTCCAGAAAACTTGGAGCTGTTTCCCACTTTGTGTCTGTCAATCCTTGCTAGTTACTCTGAGGAAGACTGACTTAGCATTTTAGTTCCTCAACATAGGATATCAGAGATACAAAAAgatatcttattttaaaaaggccttttacAGAACTGCATCCATCAAGAGACTTTTACGTGAAGGGATTTATTCTGAACTCCTCTGTTAAGAGTAAAGGGCAGAATCCAGTCTGGTATGGTTTGGCCTACTTAGATTACAGAGCTGACCTTTTCTGAACAGAACTAGCCAAGTCAAATATAGATCCTCTAGTGTTACCTTTATGCAGCAGGAAAAGCTAGATGGGCTTTCATGCTGATAGAGAAAATTTTCTTCTGCTCTGTCCAGCTCATGCAAATCTGATGTGCAGTGGCGGGATTTCCCCCTCACCTTTCCTCAGGTAACATGTTGTGTCTGCTAGGCTAATAGTGTAAACCCAACTattccacatatgttccagaccTTCTCAACACCTGCTATGAATACAGAAGTAGTTTGTAGCTGTGAATAATGGGAGAGCCCCCGCACTAGTCATTAGTGAACAAATACATAATTAACTGGTTTTCATCCTCTGAGAAAGGGCTTGGTGTGGAGGGGGGTGTCACACTCACCACTGGAGTCTCCATGCTCTCCAACAATCCAGCCATGGCAGCTGAGAGGGTGGATCCCCAGCCTTTCACCCATCAAGTGGCGGAAACGGGCAGAGTCCAGATTGCAACCACTTCCAATAACACGGTGCTTTGGAAAGCCACTAATCTTCCATGCAACATAGGTCAGAATGTCCACTGTTGATAGGAAAAAGTACTTGATTAAAATGTGTCTGTCATATGAAGGATAATGGATGGGATCCAGACTTCATTACACTTAAAGAGTAAATCCCtcaaaatcaatgggatttgagTAGGCCATGACTGACCTTAGGAATTTTCAGGAAGACAGACTTTTGAGGGGCAGGACCTCAATTCATTCAGGATTGAGCATGCCCAATGGTCACAAAATGGTgccaagagaaagggagaagtctGTGAATTATGGTAAATGGAATGACCTATCTGGTATCTTGAACAGAACCACTCCACACCACAACATATTGTAGCTTCCATTTACTTAACCATAACTAAACCCAGCATCAAACCACGATGCCCACTTCTGATTAGCACTGAAATATTAACATTCCTGTGCCAAAATCTCtcttaaatacaataaaatcaaagCTGGGAAATCCCTTTTCAGATCTTGAGAACTGGGATAGAAGTGCATGTGACTTGTCCAAGACAAACCTCCAGCCCCTTAGGAAAACATGGTCCACCTTCAGCAGCCTTACAAAGTTTTGCAAATGCAGACTGAACTGCTATCAGGGCTTTATCACCTACTATATCACTTGTTAGCAACAGAATGCAAggttttcagtttcagtttctcttgTGGAAACAGATACCCCTTGCTCCATGAGCAGTCAGAGCAGGTAATGACCAACCTGGATTGGAGACGACCAGAAGCTTGCAGTCAGGGCTGTACTTGACAACATTAGGAATGATGAATTTGAAGATGTTCACATTGCGCTGAACCAGATTAAGACGAGACTCGCCTTCTTGCTGGCGGGCTCCAGCAGTGATGATGACCAGCTTAGAGTGGGCAGTTACAGCATAATCtgcaaataataattattaaaaatctGCATTTATTCGATATATCTCACCATGTATCTCTAGTCTAGATTCACACATCACTGTGACACATCCAGAAAGCAGAAGTAGgtttaaaagtaaaggtaaaggttccccttgacattttttttttgtccagtcgtgtccgactctagggggcggcgctcatcccgctcttcaagccatagagccagcgttttgtccgaagacaatctttccgtggtcacatggccagtgtgatttagacacggaacgctgtttaccttcccaccgaggtggtccctatttatctactcgcatttgcatgctttcgaactgctaggttggcgggagctgggacaagcgacgggtgaaGTAGGTTTACAGATACAGAATTATGTATATTCAAGTTGATCACTGACTGACTGAACTACAGGAATGTATTATCAGGAGCTCCATACAGATCCTACTCCTAGCTGCAGAAACTGCCTTCAAGGCTTCGCTTCTATAACAGAGGCTAGAATCTTGTTTCCAAAATACTGCTTAAAGATTCTCATGGTTCCTTGAAGTTGTGTTTCTATGCCAAAATCATGTTTGGAAAATTAACAGTGATATAACTGGCTCACTCTGAAACACCCTTGTGTGACGCAACATAGAAGCAGCTATTACAACACCATGCACTCACCCCTCCCCAACATTCCCGTCCAATGAAAGCTTTGTGTACAGTTTTGCTTTTAACCAACTCCTTGTAATAACAGCACAATGCATGTGGCTGATTTTATGCAAGGCCTGAGTCCCAACAGGAGCTACAATTCTCAACAGTATGGAAAGAGAATGGAAGCAACAACCACAACTGAAGCCATAATTTTCAACTCTCTATAGATATCACTGGGACATGGGGAGGGAAGTACATTTCTCTTAGTcattaaatgctattttaatgTACTGTCAACTAAAACATTATCACAGACAGGGCAGAGGTCaggaaatgaaggaaagagaTGCCCTGACAGCAATTATACCAGGCAAGACATAAAGTTTCTCTACACAGCAACTCACTAGGTCTTGGATTGCATGGCAATAAATACACGGGCCCTGCAACTGTCC
The Pogona vitticeps strain Pit_001003342236 chromosome 1, PviZW2.1, whole genome shotgun sequence genome window above contains:
- the LOC110088549 gene encoding L-lactate dehydrogenase A chain translates to MSLKEKLIANVHKDEHPHAHNKITVVGVGAVGMACAISILMKDLADELALVDVVEDKLKGEMLDLQHGSLFLRTPKIVSGKDYAVTAHSKLVIITAGARQQEGESRLNLVQRNVNIFKFIIPNVVKYSPDCKLLVVSNPVDILTYVAWKISGFPKHRVIGSGCNLDSARFRHLMGERLGIHPLSCHGWIVGEHGDSSVPVWSGVNVAGVSLKGLHPEMGTDSDKEHWKEVHKQVVESAYEVIKLKGYTSWAIGLSVADLAETIMKNLRRVHPVSTMVKGMHGIKDDVFLSIPCVLGYSGITDVVNMTLKSEEEDKLKKSADTLWGIQKELQF